From the genome of [Limnothrix rosea] IAM M-220, one region includes:
- the thrB gene encoding homoserine kinase, with translation MTTIQVKVPATTANIGAGFDCLGAALTLNNTFRFTPTDAEAKPFSLEVTGAAVEANKLDADPDNLLYVAFKYLYEKIGQPIPNIHIAIDLNVPLSRGLGSSATAIVGGLVGANTLAGSPLKEPEVMQLAIELEGHPDNVVPALLGGCQLSVNHQQKWVICPWAWHKAVIPVVAIPDFELSTEESRLVLPQQYARAQAIFNASRLGLLPHGLAQNHPDYLRASLDDQIHQPYRKNLIVGYDQVQQAAIDAGAFGMVISGAGPTLLALTPPDNAEQVAQSMATAWAKFKINAQTKVLAIASEGTTVQKI, from the coding sequence ATGACAACAATTCAAGTAAAGGTTCCTGCCACAACGGCGAATATCGGCGCAGGCTTTGATTGCCTTGGTGCTGCCCTCACCCTAAATAATACCTTTCGCTTTACACCAACTGATGCAGAGGCAAAACCCTTTAGCCTAGAAGTCACTGGGGCGGCAGTGGAAGCGAATAAATTAGATGCAGACCCAGATAATCTGCTCTATGTCGCCTTTAAATACCTTTACGAAAAAATTGGTCAACCTATCCCCAATATCCATATTGCTATCGATTTAAATGTGCCCCTATCACGGGGGCTTGGTAGCTCAGCCACAGCTATTGTCGGCGGCTTGGTTGGCGCGAATACCTTGGCAGGTTCGCCTTTAAAGGAACCGGAAGTGATGCAACTCGCCATTGAACTAGAAGGGCATCCCGATAACGTTGTGCCAGCGTTGCTCGGCGGTTGTCAGCTTTCGGTAAATCATCAACAAAAATGGGTCATTTGTCCCTGGGCTTGGCATAAAGCGGTAATTCCCGTGGTTGCGATTCCGGATTTTGAGCTGTCAACCGAGGAATCTCGCCTCGTCTTGCCCCAACAATATGCCCGCGCCCAGGCCATTTTTAATGCCTCTCGTCTTGGTCTGTTGCCCCATGGCTTGGCTCAAAATCATCCTGACTATTTACGAGCGTCCCTAGATGATCAAATTCATCAGCCCTACCGCAAAAATCTGATTGTCGGCTATGACCAAGTGCAACAGGCAGCCATAGACGCTGGGGCTTTTGGCATGGTGATCAGCGGTGCAGGGCCAACGTTACTGGCCTTAACCCCTCCGGACAATGCTGAACAGGTGGCTCAATCTATGGCAACAGCTTGGGCAAAATTTAAGATCAATGCCCAAACAAAGGTTTTGGCGATCGCCTCCGAGGGGACAACAGTCCAGAAAATTTAG
- a CDS encoding 2TM domain-containing protein has product MTAKPAPETYQVEDIQEILQLAIARREEDSELTRTQLEEIAADLGIPQTDLVVAEETWRSQKIVNQKKQEFNQHRRHLLKNKTTRFAIINAFLLGLNTLGAGHPSWSLYILLIWGLFFSLKSWQLWQTSGENYETEFQRWDRKTQLKESVQTLWQKTQKFLNGGDFS; this is encoded by the coding sequence ATGACAGCTAAACCCGCCCCCGAAACCTATCAGGTTGAAGATATCCAAGAAATTCTCCAGTTGGCGATCGCCCGCCGTGAAGAAGATAGTGAGCTTACTCGCACCCAGCTAGAGGAGATTGCTGCGGATTTGGGAATTCCCCAAACGGATTTGGTGGTGGCGGAAGAAACATGGCGTAGCCAGAAAATCGTTAATCAAAAAAAACAAGAGTTTAACCAGCATCGCCGCCATTTACTAAAAAATAAAACCACCCGTTTTGCCATTATTAATGCATTTTTATTGGGCTTGAATACCCTCGGTGCGGGGCATCCTTCCTGGTCGCTTTATATTTTGCTCATTTGGGGTCTATTTTTTAGTTTAAAAAGTTGGCAGCTTTGGCAAACGAGCGGCGAAAACTACGAAACCGAATTTCAGCGCTGGGATCGTAAAACGCAACTGAAAGAATCTGTGCAAACCCTCTGGCAAAAAACCCAGAAGTTTCTCAATGGTGGCGATTTTAGTTAG
- a CDS encoding transposase: MLGQHTLDAGLGQFTHQILPWVCCFKRDVYYGKVDARGTSQGCPDGGAAVGKDLSMLIYHCYNCGSVKPRDVAAAQVISTRGQREIENACGVEVAGASVTVSSQRVVKQEIFGATQGISLDTC, encoded by the coding sequence ATGTTAGGTCAGCACACTTTGGATGCTGGTCTAGGTCAGTTCACCCACCAGATTCTCCCTTGGGTGTGTTGTTTCAAGCGGGATGTGTATTACGGCAAGGTGGATGCGCGTGGCACGTCTCAAGGGTGTCCAGATGGTGGAGCGGCGGTCGGGAAAGACCTCTCAATGCTTATCTATCACTGCTACAACTGCGGGTCAGTTAAGCCTCGTGATGTGGCGGCTGCTCAAGTGATTAGTACCCGTGGGCAACGGGAAATCGAAAATGCCTGTGGAGTCGAGGTAGCGGGGGCATCGGTAACGGTGTCTAGCCAACGGGTGGTGAAGCAGGAAATCTTTGGGGCGACCCAAGGAATCTCTCTGGATACCTGCTAG
- the dxs gene encoding 1-deoxy-D-xylulose-5-phosphate synthase: MHLSEITHPNQLHGLSVRQLEEIARQIREKHLQTIAASGGHLGPGLGVVELTIALYQTLDLDCDKVVWDVGHQAYPHKLLTGRYGQFHTLRQKDGVAGYLKRSENQFDHFGAGHASTSISAALGMALARDAKGEDYKTVAVIGDGALTGGMALEAINHAGHLPDTNLMVVLNDNEMSISPNVGAISRYLNKVRLSDPVQFLTDNLEEQVKHLPFLGESITPEMERFKDSMKRLAVSKVGAVIEELGFKYFGPVDGHNIEELIRTFKQAHKAKGPTLVHVATTKGKGYAIAEKDQVGYHAQKPFDLATGKAYPSNKPTPPSYSKVFAHTLTTLAENNPKIIGITAAMATGTGLDKLQKKLPKQYIDVGIAEQHAVTLAAGLACEGIHPVVAIYSTFLQRAYDQIIHDVCIQKLPVFFCLDRAGIVGADGPTHQGMYDISYLRLIPNIVVMAPKDEAELQRMLVTGIEYQDGAIAMRYPRGSGVGVPLMEEGWEALPIGKGEILRNGDDILLIGYGAMVHPTLQVAEILSEHGISATVINARFVKPLDQELIAPLAKEIGKVATFEEGCLMGGFGSAVCEALQDNDIQVPVQRFGIRDVLVDHATPDQSKIAHGLTPAQMAQSIREKFFQKARNAATVNA; the protein is encoded by the coding sequence ATGCATCTTAGTGAAATCACCCACCCCAACCAACTCCACGGTTTATCGGTTCGTCAGCTAGAAGAAATAGCCCGTCAAATCCGCGAAAAACACCTACAAACTATCGCCGCCAGTGGTGGTCACCTTGGCCCCGGTTTAGGCGTTGTCGAACTGACAATTGCCCTTTATCAAACCCTTGATCTAGACTGCGACAAAGTCGTTTGGGACGTTGGCCACCAAGCCTACCCCCACAAACTCCTCACTGGACGTTATGGCCAGTTCCACACCCTACGCCAAAAAGACGGTGTGGCAGGCTATCTCAAACGGAGTGAAAATCAATTTGACCACTTTGGTGCAGGTCATGCTTCTACCAGTATTTCCGCCGCCCTTGGTATGGCTCTCGCGCGGGATGCGAAAGGAGAAGACTACAAAACTGTGGCGGTCATCGGCGACGGTGCTTTAACCGGTGGTATGGCCCTAGAAGCTATTAACCATGCAGGACATCTCCCCGACACAAACCTGATGGTGGTGCTCAATGACAATGAAATGTCCATCTCGCCGAATGTTGGAGCAATTTCGCGCTATCTCAATAAGGTACGCCTCAGTGATCCGGTACAGTTTTTAACGGACAACCTCGAAGAGCAAGTGAAGCATTTACCGTTCCTCGGTGAATCTATCACTCCAGAAATGGAGCGCTTTAAGGACAGTATGAAGCGCCTTGCTGTCTCTAAAGTTGGGGCAGTGATTGAAGAGCTCGGCTTTAAGTATTTTGGCCCCGTTGATGGTCACAATATTGAGGAACTCATTCGCACCTTTAAGCAGGCTCACAAGGCGAAGGGTCCCACCCTTGTCCATGTCGCTACGACGAAAGGGAAAGGCTATGCGATCGCCGAAAAAGATCAAGTTGGCTACCATGCCCAGAAACCCTTTGACTTAGCCACAGGCAAAGCTTACCCTTCCAATAAGCCCACACCGCCCAGCTATTCCAAAGTTTTCGCCCACACCCTCACAACCCTTGCTGAAAATAACCCCAAAATCATTGGTATCACCGCAGCAATGGCAACAGGCACGGGACTAGACAAACTTCAGAAAAAACTACCCAAGCAATACATTGACGTTGGTATCGCAGAGCAACATGCAGTAACCCTTGCAGCGGGCTTAGCCTGTGAAGGCATTCACCCTGTTGTAGCCATCTATTCTACGTTTCTCCAGCGAGCCTACGACCAAATTATCCACGATGTCTGCATTCAAAAATTGCCTGTCTTTTTCTGTTTAGATCGTGCCGGAATCGTCGGTGCCGATGGCCCGACCCACCAAGGCATGTACGACATTTCCTATCTCCGTCTCATTCCCAATATTGTGGTGATGGCTCCCAAGGATGAAGCAGAATTGCAACGGATGCTCGTCACGGGCATTGAATACCAAGATGGGGCGATCGCCATGCGTTATCCCCGTGGTAGTGGCGTTGGTGTCCCCCTCATGGAAGAAGGCTGGGAAGCATTACCAATTGGTAAAGGCGAAATTCTTCGTAATGGTGATGACATCCTACTGATCGGCTATGGCGCAATGGTTCACCCCACCCTACAAGTAGCCGAAATCCTCAGTGAACATGGCATCTCTGCCACAGTAATTAATGCTCGCTTTGTCAAGCCTTTAGATCAAGAATTAATTGCACCTCTAGCCAAAGAAATTGGTAAAGTGGCAACCTTTGAAGAAGGCTGCTTAATGGGTGGCTTCGGTTCAGCTGTCTGCGAAGCTTTACAGGACAATGATATCCAAGTTCCTGTCCAGCGCTTCGGCATTAGAGATGTCTTGGTTGACCACGCAACACCAGACCAATCTAAAATTGCCCATGGTTTGACTCCTGCACAAATGGCACAGTCCATTCGTGAAAAGTTTTTCCAAAAAGCGAGAAATGCAGCGACTGTTAACGCATAA
- a CDS encoding hemolysin family protein translates to MNFLVAIAEPRPLLGDVWLDVAVLAVMLCMSAFFAGSETAITAFDDLKLEGLIKRQGDPQGMFRLVKKNRTRFITTLLLGNNLVNNFSAIITSNLFAIWLGNAGLGVATAVVTIVVLIFGEITPKSLAILNVRSTFMLVVRPIYLLSQFLSLFGIIYIFETITEKTIKLFAGQQNKNAPTSETLTELQLMIEILGGKGKLDLQRRRILGNALLLDNMMVKDVVKPRIEMQTIAHDATAQELVDLCLETGYSRIPAQEQSKDHIIGIVNLKQALKAMSEASPEGQSNILVSMVMDTPVYVPETKRVADLLKEMLQQRLHIAIVVDEYGGTVGLVTLEDLLEELVGEIYDESDLEPLGDRPSKRY, encoded by the coding sequence TTGAATTTTCTAGTTGCGATCGCCGAACCCCGTCCCCTTCTCGGAGATGTTTGGCTAGATGTCGCTGTACTGGCGGTAATGCTCTGTATGTCTGCCTTCTTTGCAGGCTCCGAAACAGCAATTACCGCTTTTGACGATCTGAAGCTCGAAGGACTGATCAAACGACAGGGCGATCCACAGGGAATGTTTCGCCTAGTCAAGAAAAATCGCACGAGATTTATTACAACCCTGCTCCTCGGTAATAATCTTGTCAATAACTTTTCTGCCATTATCACCAGTAACCTGTTTGCCATTTGGCTAGGTAATGCGGGTTTGGGCGTTGCGACAGCCGTCGTTACCATTGTCGTCTTGATTTTCGGTGAAATTACGCCGAAATCCCTAGCTATTTTAAATGTGCGTTCCACCTTCATGCTTGTGGTGCGACCCATTTATTTGTTGTCGCAATTTTTGTCACTATTCGGCATTATCTACATTTTTGAAACGATCACCGAAAAAACAATTAAGCTTTTTGCCGGTCAGCAAAACAAAAACGCTCCCACAAGTGAAACACTGACCGAACTACAACTGATGATTGAGATCCTTGGCGGTAAAGGCAAACTTGATCTGCAACGTCGCCGAATTTTAGGCAATGCCTTACTACTCGATAACATGATGGTAAAAGATGTGGTGAAACCCCGCATCGAAATGCAGACGATCGCCCATGATGCCACTGCCCAAGAACTCGTGGATCTATGCCTTGAAACTGGTTATTCAAGGATTCCAGCCCAAGAACAGTCCAAAGATCACATCATCGGCATCGTCAATCTCAAGCAAGCACTGAAGGCAATGAGTGAGGCCTCCCCAGAAGGCCAATCAAACATTTTAGTGAGTATGGTCATGGATACACCAGTCTATGTGCCAGAAACTAAGCGGGTGGCTGATTTACTCAAGGAAATGTTGCAACAGCGCCTGCACATTGCCATTGTGGTGGATGAGTATGGCGGCACGGTGGGGTTGGTGACCCTTGAAGATTTATTAGAAGAATTAGTCGGCGAAATTTACGACGAAAGTGACCTCGAACCGCTTGGCGATCGCCCCTCAAAGCGATACTAG